One part of the Tachysurus fulvidraco isolate hzauxx_2018 chromosome 23, HZAU_PFXX_2.0, whole genome shotgun sequence genome encodes these proteins:
- the lmbr1l gene encoding limb region 1 homolog-like protein isoform X1 produces MHLCSFQLLGMETNDDVSLREQLFHDRVREIIICVQLFVCLYILSYLILTHFKKNAEFVTDDVEDATVNKIALWLCTFTLSVAMGAVLLLPISILSNEILLSFPHNYYMQWLNGSLIHGLWNLVFLFSNLSLVFLMPFAYFFTESEGFVGSRKGVMARVYETTVMLLLLSLLVLGIVWVASALLHDNIARESLYDLWEYYLPYLYSCISLFGVLLLLLCTPFGMSRMFSVTGSLLVKPRLLEDVEETMNCAVFEEASLSRKLKRSSTSCWLSLNLETMKKQIVSIKAKRMALETRRKASAWQRNLGYPLVMLLLLALTVVCVLMVCFHVLELLFDESALPRGVGDPHLGLASFSMFGSLGATVQVVLFLYLMVSSVVGFYSSPLFSSLRPQAQDTNLTQIIVNCVCLMVLSSALPVFSRTLGITRFDLFGDFGRYNWLGNFHIVFLYNVLFAGLTSACLINTVTWAVQRELIRAFGLHRLPFTVSRSAVHFRLLLASGLSKIQ; encoded by the exons ATGCATTTATGTTCATTTCAGCTCCTCGGGATGGAAACAAACGACGACGTGTCGCTTAGAGAGCAGCTTTTCCATGACCGGGTCCGAGAGATCATA atttgcGTGCAGCTATTTGTCTGCCTATACATCTTGTCCTACCTCATTCTGACACACTTCAAGAAGAATGCCGAGTTTGTTACGG ATGACGTTGAGGATGCCACTGTGAATAAAATTGC GCTGTGGTTGTGTACGTTCACTCTCTCTGTAGCCATGGGTGCAGTTCTCCTCCTGCCCATCTCCATCCTGTCCAATGAGATCCTGCTCTCTTTTCCACACAACTACTACATGCAGTGGCTCAATGGGTCGCTTATCCACg GTCTCTGGAACCTAGTCTTTctcttttccaacctctccttgGTCTTCCTCATGCCCTTCGCTTACTTCTTTACAGAGTCAGAAGGCTTTGTTGGCTCCAGAaag GGTGTGATGGCCCGGGTGTACGAGACCACTGTGATGTTGCTTCTGCTCAGTCTGCTGGTGCTCGGCATTGTGTGGGTGGCATCAGCACTACTTCATGATAACATTGCCAGGGAAAGTCTCTATG ACCTGTGGGAGTACTACCTGCCCTACCTCTATTCTTGTATATCACTGTTTGGAGTTCTGCTGCTATTAT TATGCACTCCCTTTGGAATGTCACGGATGTTTAGCGTCACTGGAAGTTTATTGGTTAAACCACGG CTGCTGGAGGACGTGGAAGAGACGATGAACTGTGCTGTGTTTGAAGAGGCTTCTCTCTCGCGGAAACTTAAAA gaaGCAGCACCTCCTGCTGGCTGAGCCTGAATTTGGAGACAATGAAGAAGCAGATTGTGAGCATAAAGGCCAAGCGCATGGCTCTAG agacACGAAGAAAGGCATCAGCATGGCAGCGTAATCTGGGCTACCCACTGGTCATGCTGCTACTCTTAGCATTAACA gtggtgtgtgtgttgatggtgTGTTTCCATGTGTTGGAACTGCTTTTTGATGAGTCTGCCTTGCCCAGGGGGGTAGGG GACCCGCATTTGGGCTTAGCTTCCTTCTCTATGTTTGGCTCTTTGGGGGCCACAGTACAAGTTGTTCTTTTCCT CTATCTGATGGTGTCCTCAGTGGTTGGTTTCTACAGCTCTCCTCTTTTCAGCAGCCTTCGGCCTCAAGCTCAAGACACCAACCTTACACAG ATtatagtgaactgtgtgtgtctcatggTTCTCAGTTCAGCTCTGCCTGTATTCTCTCGTACTCTGG GAATCACAAGGTTTGATCTGTTTGGGGACTTTGGAAGGTACAACTGGCTGGGAAACTTCCACATAGTCTTCCTGTATAACGTGCTCTTTGCTGGTCTCACCTCTGCCTGTTTAATCAACACAGTCACATGGGCCGTGCAGAGGGAACTCATTCGTGCCTTTG GTCTCCATCGCCTGCCTTTCACTGTCTCCCGATCGGCAGTCCATTTCAGGCTCCTGTTGGCAAGCGGACTCTCAAAAatccagtga
- the lmbr1l gene encoding limb region 1 homolog-like protein isoform X2 produces MFALLGMETNDDVSLREQLFHDRVREIIICVQLFVCLYILSYLILTHFKKNAEFVTDDVEDATVNKIALWLCTFTLSVAMGAVLLLPISILSNEILLSFPHNYYMQWLNGSLIHGLWNLVFLFSNLSLVFLMPFAYFFTESEGFVGSRKGVMARVYETTVMLLLLSLLVLGIVWVASALLHDNIARESLYDLWEYYLPYLYSCISLFGVLLLLLCTPFGMSRMFSVTGSLLVKPRLLEDVEETMNCAVFEEASLSRKLKRSSTSCWLSLNLETMKKQIVSIKAKRMALETRRKASAWQRNLGYPLVMLLLLALTVVCVLMVCFHVLELLFDESALPRGVGDPHLGLASFSMFGSLGATVQVVLFLYLMVSSVVGFYSSPLFSSLRPQAQDTNLTQIIVNCVCLMVLSSALPVFSRTLGITRFDLFGDFGRYNWLGNFHIVFLYNVLFAGLTSACLINTVTWAVQRELIRAFGLHRLPFTVSRSAVHFRLLLASGLSKIQ; encoded by the exons ATGTttgca CTCCTCGGGATGGAAACAAACGACGACGTGTCGCTTAGAGAGCAGCTTTTCCATGACCGGGTCCGAGAGATCATA atttgcGTGCAGCTATTTGTCTGCCTATACATCTTGTCCTACCTCATTCTGACACACTTCAAGAAGAATGCCGAGTTTGTTACGG ATGACGTTGAGGATGCCACTGTGAATAAAATTGC GCTGTGGTTGTGTACGTTCACTCTCTCTGTAGCCATGGGTGCAGTTCTCCTCCTGCCCATCTCCATCCTGTCCAATGAGATCCTGCTCTCTTTTCCACACAACTACTACATGCAGTGGCTCAATGGGTCGCTTATCCACg GTCTCTGGAACCTAGTCTTTctcttttccaacctctccttgGTCTTCCTCATGCCCTTCGCTTACTTCTTTACAGAGTCAGAAGGCTTTGTTGGCTCCAGAaag GGTGTGATGGCCCGGGTGTACGAGACCACTGTGATGTTGCTTCTGCTCAGTCTGCTGGTGCTCGGCATTGTGTGGGTGGCATCAGCACTACTTCATGATAACATTGCCAGGGAAAGTCTCTATG ACCTGTGGGAGTACTACCTGCCCTACCTCTATTCTTGTATATCACTGTTTGGAGTTCTGCTGCTATTAT TATGCACTCCCTTTGGAATGTCACGGATGTTTAGCGTCACTGGAAGTTTATTGGTTAAACCACGG CTGCTGGAGGACGTGGAAGAGACGATGAACTGTGCTGTGTTTGAAGAGGCTTCTCTCTCGCGGAAACTTAAAA gaaGCAGCACCTCCTGCTGGCTGAGCCTGAATTTGGAGACAATGAAGAAGCAGATTGTGAGCATAAAGGCCAAGCGCATGGCTCTAG agacACGAAGAAAGGCATCAGCATGGCAGCGTAATCTGGGCTACCCACTGGTCATGCTGCTACTCTTAGCATTAACA gtggtgtgtgtgttgatggtgTGTTTCCATGTGTTGGAACTGCTTTTTGATGAGTCTGCCTTGCCCAGGGGGGTAGGG GACCCGCATTTGGGCTTAGCTTCCTTCTCTATGTTTGGCTCTTTGGGGGCCACAGTACAAGTTGTTCTTTTCCT CTATCTGATGGTGTCCTCAGTGGTTGGTTTCTACAGCTCTCCTCTTTTCAGCAGCCTTCGGCCTCAAGCTCAAGACACCAACCTTACACAG ATtatagtgaactgtgtgtgtctcatggTTCTCAGTTCAGCTCTGCCTGTATTCTCTCGTACTCTGG GAATCACAAGGTTTGATCTGTTTGGGGACTTTGGAAGGTACAACTGGCTGGGAAACTTCCACATAGTCTTCCTGTATAACGTGCTCTTTGCTGGTCTCACCTCTGCCTGTTTAATCAACACAGTCACATGGGCCGTGCAGAGGGAACTCATTCGTGCCTTTG GTCTCCATCGCCTGCCTTTCACTGTCTCCCGATCGGCAGTCCATTTCAGGCTCCTGTTGGCAAGCGGACTCTCAAAAatccagtga
- the dnajc22 gene encoding dnaJ homolog subfamily C member 22 yields the protein MPKSLITTYALWAVGGPLGLHHLYLRRDSHALLWILTLGGFGFGWLREFFRIPAYVSEANKETEKVRRSSGNPPPVGLVRVAGQVCVGIYFGSLALISLNSLNFFYLLVLPLSVGAGVHLVSCVGQQTSDPQKILTACIMTSAIFYGSKLSPLPISIAASVTAAQHRKFKPPQHARSPPEPLGPRVYRLSIALLAFSAPLGYCIFHNTTATLYYISDCVAAFLDMFWFVPWLRGVVEFFLLLPYRILCAVTGGSYYEESWKKVLEILLNEYSKREIEAMKVLSVSEGATLEEIAHSYRELAKLWHPDRNPNKKQEAEEMFIKINDAYETLLHRHKPQSKK from the exons ATGCCTAAGAGTCTAATAACAACCTACGCCCTCTGGGCAGTGGGAGGCCCACTGGGACTTCATCACCTGTACCTCAGGAGGGATAGTCATGCTCTCTTGTGGATACTCACTCTGGGTGGTTTTGGTTTCGGCTGGCTCAGAGAGTTCTTCCGAATCCCAGCTTACGTGAGCGAAGCTAACAAAGAGACTGAGAAAGTCAGACGCTCATCCGGCAATCCTCCACCAGTTGGCTTGGTTCGTGTTGCTGGCCAGGTTTGCGTTGGCATTTACTTTGGATCACTTGCTTTGATTAGTCTGAACTCTCTGAACTTCTTCTACCTGCTTGTGCTGCCATTGAGTGTTGGTGCAGGGGTTCACCTGGTGTCCTGCGTTGGTCAACAAACTTCTGACCCACAGAAGATTCTCACTGCATGCATCATGACCTCGGCCATATTCTACGGCAGCAAACTCTCACCTCTTCCCATCAGCATAGCAGCTAGTGTCACTGCCGCACAGCATAGAAAGTTTAAACCTCCTCAACATGCAAGATCTCCACCAGAGCCACTGG GACCTCGTGTCTATCGCCTTAGCATAGCTCTGCTGGCTTTCTCCGCTCCTCTGGGATACTGCATTTTTCACAACACAACAGCTACTTTATACTACATTTCAGACTGTGTGGCAGCATTTCTTGACATGTTTTGGTTCGTTCCTTGGCTCAGAGGGGTTGTGGAGTTCTTTCTGCTGTTGCCATACCGGATATTGTGTGCAGTGACTGGAGGAAGTTACTATGAGGAAAGCTGGAAGAAGGTTCTGGAAATACTTCTCAATGAATACAGCAAAAGAGAGATTGAGGCAATGAAG GTGCTGTCAGTGTCTGAGGGAGCCACGCTGGAGGAGATTGCTCACAGCTACAGGGAGCTTGCTAAATTATGGCACCCAGACCGGAACCCCAACAAGAAACAAGAAGCAGAAGAGATGTTCATTAAAATCAATGATGCATATGAGACACTGCTCCACAGACATAAGCCTCAAAGCAAGAAATGA
- the ikzf4 gene encoding zinc finger protein Eos isoform X1, with protein sequence MLRSHMKGRASRTTLLLRIFHDKDLGIMQRLGSVIETRRYLLMAAGVRMNADDCNGRSYMSGSGDSSTEREFFAGLRGPTVSTPNSQHSSPSRSVSANSIKVELYSDEEAGSAPLAEGGGGGERDEGWKQDKGDIAEEVGGEVGGDVGGGMLSQGGSSSPGPIRLPNGKLKCDICGMICIGPNVLMVHKRSHTGERPFQCNQCGASFTQKGNLLRHIKLHSGEKPFKCPFCNYACRRRDALTGHLRTHSVSSPTVGKPYKCSYCGRSYKQQSTLEEHRERCHSYLQSLDHQPAHSTQSAQGEECRNMDVMADPLIQPLSEKMTFIERVANSITKRKRSTPQKFLGEKHMRLNMSDAPYEINSSPEKERDAMGSHAGSDPAALAVMGSHYLRTPRGGSEEVESPRSLRLPPTHPACVSEFTPVISSVYSHITPLGQRLNCAGGINMVLPGREAGEGHEDVPSGRSHGASPSNGCQDSTDNESTTEEQGIGPGAANHRGRERHSPSHAKETEKEGERDRPGLLAKGGPRSPPSSSLAVQVVDGEGRPVRSFRCEHCRIFFLDHVMFTIHMGCHGFRQPFECNICGHRSQDRYEFSSHIVRGEHQVG encoded by the exons ATGCTAAG GTCACATATGAAGGGGAGGGCATCTCGTACTACCCTGCTTCTTCGTATTTTTCATGACAAAGATCTCGGTATTATGCAGAGACTTGGGTCTGTGATTGAAACTAGGAGATATTTACTTATG GCAGCTGGTGTGAGAATGAATGCTGACGATTGCAATGGCCGTTCTTACATGTCAG GCAGCGGAGACTCTTCAACAGAAAGGGAGTTTTTCGCAGGGCTAAGGGGTCCCACAGTGAGCACGCCCAACAGTCAGCACTCCTCTCCCAGTCGCTCCGTCAGTG CAAATTCCATCAAAGTGGAGCTCTACAGCGATGAAGAAGCAGGTAGTGCCCCACTtgcagaaggaggaggaggaggagaaagggaTGAAGGATGGAAGCAGGATAAGGGTGACATTGCAGAGGAGGTTGGTGGAGAGGTTGGAGGAGATGTGGGTGGAGGAATGCTCAGTCAAGGAGGGAGCAGTTCCCCTGGACCTATTCGGCTCCCTAATGGGAAATTAAAGTGCGATATATGTGGGATGATCTGCATTGGCCCTAATGTTCTGATGGTACATAAACGCAGCCATACAG GTGAGCGGCCATTCCAGTGTAACCAGTGTGGTGCGTCCTTCACACAGAAGGGCAACCTGCTGCGCCACATCAAGCTCCACTCTGGTGAAAAGCCCTTCAAATGTCCCTTCTGTAACTATGCCTGTCGCCGCCGTGACGCACTCACAGGACACCTCCGCACACACTCCG TTTCTTCTCCAACTGTGGGAAAGCCCTATAAGTGCAGTTACTGTGGTCGCAGCTACAAGCAGCAGAGCACACTGGAGGAGCATCGTGAGCGCTGCCACAGCTACCTTCAGAGTCTGGACCACCAGCCTGCCCACAGTACGCAGTCTGCACAGG GTGAGGAATGTCGTAACATGGATGTGATGGCTGATCCTCTGATCCAGCCCTTGTCAGAAAAGATGACCTTCATTGAACGGGTGGCTAACAGCATCACTAAAAGGAAGCGCTCCACACCTCAAAAGTTTCTGG GAGAAAAGCACATGCGCCTGAACATGTCCGATGCACCTTACGAAATCAACTCCAGCCCGGAGAAAGAACGGGATGCGATGGGTTCTCATGCTGGAAGTGACCCTGCTGCTTTAGCTGTTATGGGAAGCCACTACCTCCGCACTCCAAGAGGTGGAAGCGAAGAGGTTGAGTCTCCTCGCTCTCTGCGCCTGCCTCCTACTCATCCGGCTTGTGTGTCCGAGTTTACCCCTGTCATCAGCTCTGTCTATAGCCACATCACACCTTTAGGCCAGCGGCTGAACTGTGCAGGGGGAATCAACATGGTACTGCCAGGCCGAGAGGCAGGCGAGGGCCATGAAGATGTGCCCTCAGGTCGCAGCCACGGTGCCTCACCCAGTAATGGCTGCCAGGACTCCACAGATAACGAGAGCACGACAGAGGAGCAAGGCATCGGCCCTGGTGCTGCTAACCATCGAGGACGCGAGCGCCACAGTCCTAGTCACGccaaagaaacagaaaaggaaGGGGAGCGAGACAGACCGGGCTTACTGGCTAAAGGGGGCCCTCGTTCTCCACCCTCGTCCAGTTTGGCCGTGCAGGTGGTGGACGGTGAGGGGCGGCCAGTGCGCTCGTTCCGCTGTGAGCACTGTCGCATCTTCTTCCTGGACCACGTCATGTTCACCATCCACATGGGCTGCCATGGCTTCCGACAGCCTTTCGAATGCAACATCTGCGGCCACCGCAGCCAGGACCGCTACGAATTCTCCTCGCACATCGTCCGAGGAGAGCACCAAGTGGGCTGA
- the ikzf4 gene encoding zinc finger protein Eos isoform X2 produces MLRSHMKGRASRTTLLLRIFHDKDLGIMQRLGSVIETRRYLLMAAGVRMNADDCNGRSYMSGSGDSSTEREFFAGLRGPTVSTPNSQHSSPSRSVSANSIKVELYSDEEAGSAPLAEGGGGGERDEGWKQDKGDIAEEVGGEVGGDVGGGMLSQGGSSSPGPIRLPNGKLKCDICGMICIGPNVLMVHKRSHTGERPFQCNQCGASFTQKGNLLRHIKLHSGEKPFKCPFCNYACRRRDALTGHLRTHSVSSPTVGKPYKCSYCGRSYKQQSTLEEHRERCHSYLQSLDHQPAHSEECRNMDVMADPLIQPLSEKMTFIERVANSITKRKRSTPQKFLGEKHMRLNMSDAPYEINSSPEKERDAMGSHAGSDPAALAVMGSHYLRTPRGGSEEVESPRSLRLPPTHPACVSEFTPVISSVYSHITPLGQRLNCAGGINMVLPGREAGEGHEDVPSGRSHGASPSNGCQDSTDNESTTEEQGIGPGAANHRGRERHSPSHAKETEKEGERDRPGLLAKGGPRSPPSSSLAVQVVDGEGRPVRSFRCEHCRIFFLDHVMFTIHMGCHGFRQPFECNICGHRSQDRYEFSSHIVRGEHQVG; encoded by the exons ATGCTAAG GTCACATATGAAGGGGAGGGCATCTCGTACTACCCTGCTTCTTCGTATTTTTCATGACAAAGATCTCGGTATTATGCAGAGACTTGGGTCTGTGATTGAAACTAGGAGATATTTACTTATG GCAGCTGGTGTGAGAATGAATGCTGACGATTGCAATGGCCGTTCTTACATGTCAG GCAGCGGAGACTCTTCAACAGAAAGGGAGTTTTTCGCAGGGCTAAGGGGTCCCACAGTGAGCACGCCCAACAGTCAGCACTCCTCTCCCAGTCGCTCCGTCAGTG CAAATTCCATCAAAGTGGAGCTCTACAGCGATGAAGAAGCAGGTAGTGCCCCACTtgcagaaggaggaggaggaggagaaagggaTGAAGGATGGAAGCAGGATAAGGGTGACATTGCAGAGGAGGTTGGTGGAGAGGTTGGAGGAGATGTGGGTGGAGGAATGCTCAGTCAAGGAGGGAGCAGTTCCCCTGGACCTATTCGGCTCCCTAATGGGAAATTAAAGTGCGATATATGTGGGATGATCTGCATTGGCCCTAATGTTCTGATGGTACATAAACGCAGCCATACAG GTGAGCGGCCATTCCAGTGTAACCAGTGTGGTGCGTCCTTCACACAGAAGGGCAACCTGCTGCGCCACATCAAGCTCCACTCTGGTGAAAAGCCCTTCAAATGTCCCTTCTGTAACTATGCCTGTCGCCGCCGTGACGCACTCACAGGACACCTCCGCACACACTCCG TTTCTTCTCCAACTGTGGGAAAGCCCTATAAGTGCAGTTACTGTGGTCGCAGCTACAAGCAGCAGAGCACACTGGAGGAGCATCGTGAGCGCTGCCACAGCTACCTTCAGAGTCTGGACCACCAGCCTGCCCACA GTGAGGAATGTCGTAACATGGATGTGATGGCTGATCCTCTGATCCAGCCCTTGTCAGAAAAGATGACCTTCATTGAACGGGTGGCTAACAGCATCACTAAAAGGAAGCGCTCCACACCTCAAAAGTTTCTGG GAGAAAAGCACATGCGCCTGAACATGTCCGATGCACCTTACGAAATCAACTCCAGCCCGGAGAAAGAACGGGATGCGATGGGTTCTCATGCTGGAAGTGACCCTGCTGCTTTAGCTGTTATGGGAAGCCACTACCTCCGCACTCCAAGAGGTGGAAGCGAAGAGGTTGAGTCTCCTCGCTCTCTGCGCCTGCCTCCTACTCATCCGGCTTGTGTGTCCGAGTTTACCCCTGTCATCAGCTCTGTCTATAGCCACATCACACCTTTAGGCCAGCGGCTGAACTGTGCAGGGGGAATCAACATGGTACTGCCAGGCCGAGAGGCAGGCGAGGGCCATGAAGATGTGCCCTCAGGTCGCAGCCACGGTGCCTCACCCAGTAATGGCTGCCAGGACTCCACAGATAACGAGAGCACGACAGAGGAGCAAGGCATCGGCCCTGGTGCTGCTAACCATCGAGGACGCGAGCGCCACAGTCCTAGTCACGccaaagaaacagaaaaggaaGGGGAGCGAGACAGACCGGGCTTACTGGCTAAAGGGGGCCCTCGTTCTCCACCCTCGTCCAGTTTGGCCGTGCAGGTGGTGGACGGTGAGGGGCGGCCAGTGCGCTCGTTCCGCTGTGAGCACTGTCGCATCTTCTTCCTGGACCACGTCATGTTCACCATCCACATGGGCTGCCATGGCTTCCGACAGCCTTTCGAATGCAACATCTGCGGCCACCGCAGCCAGGACCGCTACGAATTCTCCTCGCACATCGTCCGAGGAGAGCACCAAGTGGGCTGA
- the ikzf4 gene encoding zinc finger protein Eos isoform X3 has protein sequence MNADDCNGRSYMSGSGDSSTEREFFAGLRGPTVSTPNSQHSSPSRSVSANSIKVELYSDEEAGSAPLAEGGGGGERDEGWKQDKGDIAEEVGGEVGGDVGGGMLSQGGSSSPGPIRLPNGKLKCDICGMICIGPNVLMVHKRSHTGERPFQCNQCGASFTQKGNLLRHIKLHSGEKPFKCPFCNYACRRRDALTGHLRTHSVSSPTVGKPYKCSYCGRSYKQQSTLEEHRERCHSYLQSLDHQPAHSTQSAQGEECRNMDVMADPLIQPLSEKMTFIERVANSITKRKRSTPQKFLGEKHMRLNMSDAPYEINSSPEKERDAMGSHAGSDPAALAVMGSHYLRTPRGGSEEVESPRSLRLPPTHPACVSEFTPVISSVYSHITPLGQRLNCAGGINMVLPGREAGEGHEDVPSGRSHGASPSNGCQDSTDNESTTEEQGIGPGAANHRGRERHSPSHAKETEKEGERDRPGLLAKGGPRSPPSSSLAVQVVDGEGRPVRSFRCEHCRIFFLDHVMFTIHMGCHGFRQPFECNICGHRSQDRYEFSSHIVRGEHQVG, from the exons ATGAATGCTGACGATTGCAATGGCCGTTCTTACATGTCAG GCAGCGGAGACTCTTCAACAGAAAGGGAGTTTTTCGCAGGGCTAAGGGGTCCCACAGTGAGCACGCCCAACAGTCAGCACTCCTCTCCCAGTCGCTCCGTCAGTG CAAATTCCATCAAAGTGGAGCTCTACAGCGATGAAGAAGCAGGTAGTGCCCCACTtgcagaaggaggaggaggaggagaaagggaTGAAGGATGGAAGCAGGATAAGGGTGACATTGCAGAGGAGGTTGGTGGAGAGGTTGGAGGAGATGTGGGTGGAGGAATGCTCAGTCAAGGAGGGAGCAGTTCCCCTGGACCTATTCGGCTCCCTAATGGGAAATTAAAGTGCGATATATGTGGGATGATCTGCATTGGCCCTAATGTTCTGATGGTACATAAACGCAGCCATACAG GTGAGCGGCCATTCCAGTGTAACCAGTGTGGTGCGTCCTTCACACAGAAGGGCAACCTGCTGCGCCACATCAAGCTCCACTCTGGTGAAAAGCCCTTCAAATGTCCCTTCTGTAACTATGCCTGTCGCCGCCGTGACGCACTCACAGGACACCTCCGCACACACTCCG TTTCTTCTCCAACTGTGGGAAAGCCCTATAAGTGCAGTTACTGTGGTCGCAGCTACAAGCAGCAGAGCACACTGGAGGAGCATCGTGAGCGCTGCCACAGCTACCTTCAGAGTCTGGACCACCAGCCTGCCCACAGTACGCAGTCTGCACAGG GTGAGGAATGTCGTAACATGGATGTGATGGCTGATCCTCTGATCCAGCCCTTGTCAGAAAAGATGACCTTCATTGAACGGGTGGCTAACAGCATCACTAAAAGGAAGCGCTCCACACCTCAAAAGTTTCTGG GAGAAAAGCACATGCGCCTGAACATGTCCGATGCACCTTACGAAATCAACTCCAGCCCGGAGAAAGAACGGGATGCGATGGGTTCTCATGCTGGAAGTGACCCTGCTGCTTTAGCTGTTATGGGAAGCCACTACCTCCGCACTCCAAGAGGTGGAAGCGAAGAGGTTGAGTCTCCTCGCTCTCTGCGCCTGCCTCCTACTCATCCGGCTTGTGTGTCCGAGTTTACCCCTGTCATCAGCTCTGTCTATAGCCACATCACACCTTTAGGCCAGCGGCTGAACTGTGCAGGGGGAATCAACATGGTACTGCCAGGCCGAGAGGCAGGCGAGGGCCATGAAGATGTGCCCTCAGGTCGCAGCCACGGTGCCTCACCCAGTAATGGCTGCCAGGACTCCACAGATAACGAGAGCACGACAGAGGAGCAAGGCATCGGCCCTGGTGCTGCTAACCATCGAGGACGCGAGCGCCACAGTCCTAGTCACGccaaagaaacagaaaaggaaGGGGAGCGAGACAGACCGGGCTTACTGGCTAAAGGGGGCCCTCGTTCTCCACCCTCGTCCAGTTTGGCCGTGCAGGTGGTGGACGGTGAGGGGCGGCCAGTGCGCTCGTTCCGCTGTGAGCACTGTCGCATCTTCTTCCTGGACCACGTCATGTTCACCATCCACATGGGCTGCCATGGCTTCCGACAGCCTTTCGAATGCAACATCTGCGGCCACCGCAGCCAGGACCGCTACGAATTCTCCTCGCACATCGTCCGAGGAGAGCACCAAGTGGGCTGA
- the lmbr1l gene encoding limb region 1 homolog-like protein isoform X3 — protein sequence METNDDVSLREQLFHDRVREIIICVQLFVCLYILSYLILTHFKKNAEFVTDDVEDATVNKIALWLCTFTLSVAMGAVLLLPISILSNEILLSFPHNYYMQWLNGSLIHGLWNLVFLFSNLSLVFLMPFAYFFTESEGFVGSRKGVMARVYETTVMLLLLSLLVLGIVWVASALLHDNIARESLYDLWEYYLPYLYSCISLFGVLLLLLCTPFGMSRMFSVTGSLLVKPRLLEDVEETMNCAVFEEASLSRKLKRSSTSCWLSLNLETMKKQIVSIKAKRMALETRRKASAWQRNLGYPLVMLLLLALTVVCVLMVCFHVLELLFDESALPRGVGDPHLGLASFSMFGSLGATVQVVLFLYLMVSSVVGFYSSPLFSSLRPQAQDTNLTQIIVNCVCLMVLSSALPVFSRTLGITRFDLFGDFGRYNWLGNFHIVFLYNVLFAGLTSACLINTVTWAVQRELIRAFGLHRLPFTVSRSAVHFRLLLASGLSKIQ from the exons ATGGAAACAAACGACGACGTGTCGCTTAGAGAGCAGCTTTTCCATGACCGGGTCCGAGAGATCATA atttgcGTGCAGCTATTTGTCTGCCTATACATCTTGTCCTACCTCATTCTGACACACTTCAAGAAGAATGCCGAGTTTGTTACGG ATGACGTTGAGGATGCCACTGTGAATAAAATTGC GCTGTGGTTGTGTACGTTCACTCTCTCTGTAGCCATGGGTGCAGTTCTCCTCCTGCCCATCTCCATCCTGTCCAATGAGATCCTGCTCTCTTTTCCACACAACTACTACATGCAGTGGCTCAATGGGTCGCTTATCCACg GTCTCTGGAACCTAGTCTTTctcttttccaacctctccttgGTCTTCCTCATGCCCTTCGCTTACTTCTTTACAGAGTCAGAAGGCTTTGTTGGCTCCAGAaag GGTGTGATGGCCCGGGTGTACGAGACCACTGTGATGTTGCTTCTGCTCAGTCTGCTGGTGCTCGGCATTGTGTGGGTGGCATCAGCACTACTTCATGATAACATTGCCAGGGAAAGTCTCTATG ACCTGTGGGAGTACTACCTGCCCTACCTCTATTCTTGTATATCACTGTTTGGAGTTCTGCTGCTATTAT TATGCACTCCCTTTGGAATGTCACGGATGTTTAGCGTCACTGGAAGTTTATTGGTTAAACCACGG CTGCTGGAGGACGTGGAAGAGACGATGAACTGTGCTGTGTTTGAAGAGGCTTCTCTCTCGCGGAAACTTAAAA gaaGCAGCACCTCCTGCTGGCTGAGCCTGAATTTGGAGACAATGAAGAAGCAGATTGTGAGCATAAAGGCCAAGCGCATGGCTCTAG agacACGAAGAAAGGCATCAGCATGGCAGCGTAATCTGGGCTACCCACTGGTCATGCTGCTACTCTTAGCATTAACA gtggtgtgtgtgttgatggtgTGTTTCCATGTGTTGGAACTGCTTTTTGATGAGTCTGCCTTGCCCAGGGGGGTAGGG GACCCGCATTTGGGCTTAGCTTCCTTCTCTATGTTTGGCTCTTTGGGGGCCACAGTACAAGTTGTTCTTTTCCT CTATCTGATGGTGTCCTCAGTGGTTGGTTTCTACAGCTCTCCTCTTTTCAGCAGCCTTCGGCCTCAAGCTCAAGACACCAACCTTACACAG ATtatagtgaactgtgtgtgtctcatggTTCTCAGTTCAGCTCTGCCTGTATTCTCTCGTACTCTGG GAATCACAAGGTTTGATCTGTTTGGGGACTTTGGAAGGTACAACTGGCTGGGAAACTTCCACATAGTCTTCCTGTATAACGTGCTCTTTGCTGGTCTCACCTCTGCCTGTTTAATCAACACAGTCACATGGGCCGTGCAGAGGGAACTCATTCGTGCCTTTG GTCTCCATCGCCTGCCTTTCACTGTCTCCCGATCGGCAGTCCATTTCAGGCTCCTGTTGGCAAGCGGACTCTCAAAAatccagtga